TGTTGACCATGGATCAAatgtacacttttttttttacaagaatAAGTTGTAAGATCAAAATCTCAATTTGATTCAATTCATCTGGTTTAACATTGAATATTGAACACAGTTTTTGGaactttcttaattaattaacgtTGAATTTGAATTGAACAACACatgttgtaatatatatatgatccattaccatatttttgaaaatttattatatctATTTTACAATAACGTCAACATAATATGTAATTAAGGTAATAGTAAGTTGAACAGAGCAGCAATGTGATAATAATGGGACCATCTAATCCACACCGCGCTAAAGTGATTACGTACCACCTTTAATCCACAATTATACCTATGCTGTTGGAACTAGCAGAATTGGCCAAAAATGCTATGGATTCAGATGATTCTGGCATGGAACTCTGTTCTTGATCCACTTCCATAATTGGCTCTGAAAGGAAAATATCAGTTGGCATTTGCAGCAGCTCAACATCTCCTTCAAGCATTTCAACCACCCTACTCATTGAAGGCCTCGGAATTGGACTGGTTTGGATGCACCAAAGCCCAACTATGGTCATCTTCTTTGTAATTCTCTTCTCGTCCTCATCTAATTCTCCCATCTCAATTGCCTTGCCTTTGTTGATATCATTGTAAATCCATGACGGGAAGTATTGACTCGACTCATCTTGCCCAGTAACTGGAATTTTCTTTAGGCCTAACATTTCCATCAGTAGCATTCCAAAGCTATAAACATCGGCTTTGTGTGAAATGGCTCCAATGCTTCTGTTGATCAACTCTGGTGCCACATACCCAATTGTTCCACGGGCTGCTGTAAGCGTTACAATGCTTTTATCGGTAGGAAATAGTTTTGCGAGACCAAAATCAGAGATTTTTGGAATGAAGTTCTCATCTAGAAGTATATTGTGCGGTTTGATGTCAAAATGTAGAATTTGAATGTCACAGCCTCGGTGCAAGTAATCAATCCCACGAGCTACTCTTATTGTAATTTCAAACTTCCTTTGCCAATTCAACAAACTTGCATCAGCTCCTTGATTAATGTATTTGTCAAGGGATCCATTAGACATAAAATCGTAAACAAGAGCACGCTTAGAATTCTCTGCACAATATCCAACAAGTCGAGCAATGTTGACATGATGAATCCTTCCCATGGAAGCAACTTCATTGATGAAATCTTGGCCATTAGACTTAGGCTTGCTTATTATCTTCACTGCAACATCGCTCCCACTTCGAAGTTTGCCTTTGTAAACAGAACCGAAGCCCCCTTCTCCCAACTTCTCCTTGAAGGCTTTGGTCATATTCTTGATGTGTTTGTAGGAGTATCTGATGGGCAACAGATTGTTGTCAGCGCTGAGGAAATTTTCGATTGCTTCGAACACTGAAAGATGCCTTCTGCGGAATTTGATAATTAGAAACACAACTGCGCATGGAACTCCAATTATAATCTTTGCTGCAGAGATCATAACCGCAAGTTGGCGGACACCTGCAAAATATTAGAAATGCCATTAACGAAATTATAGTAAAAAGAGTGTTGGTGTACTGTTATATTTACAGAGCAGTTCGTAAACTCGTGACAAGAGATTCAGTTCTTACCCACAAGATAAAACTGTATGTTCTTTAGTATACCTACATACAACAATATTATGATAGGAAAGAAGTTAGAGACATGATCTGCAAAAACTactaaaatgaaactaattaaTGACCCATTATAACATGAAACATAATGTAATAATCAATAATCTTTAATACAGTGATTATCCCCGCAAGTTGGGCCAGATCTGCATAATATTGCAAATTTCATAGAAGTAATTATACTAAAAAAGTATCGGTGTACTGCTATATTTACAGAGCAGTCCGTAAACTCGTGACAAGAGATTCAGTTCTTACCCAGAAGAAAAGGCCATATTTTCGTCCCTGACATACCTACATACAACAATATTGTGATGGGAAAGAATTAGAAGTTATAGACATGATCTGCAGATCGATCTGCAAAAACTactaaaatgaaactaattaaTGAcccattaactttttttttttttttggaaatagaCCCATTAACATGAAACATATTGAAATAAACAATAATCAGGACAgaataacataatattaaattaaattatatgaaGATCTGATGTTTCGTAGCCtgcagctagctagctagcttgttcCAATGAGTTGAAGATAAGTCACTTTTCATTCTTACCTACTTTGTATCTGAAGCAGCTAATCTCATTTTTCATGTCAAAGTGACACCATCTACTCCCGCAATGCTGTTGACAAATAGCCGGGAACCAGGATAGCTCAAATCCATACATCAAAGCATTATGGATTTCCAATAGACTACTACTTACATTCTTCTCTTGAATTCGCCAGGATGTCATAGTTATGAGCTCAACCCGGCATGAAATTCTTAAATCCGATGCATTGAGGGAGCCTAGCTTAGCATAAGCATAAGCATAGCCCCCAGAAGAGTCACTGCTTTTATTCCAACACTCTTTAGTGGTTTCTACAAAAGCGGAAGACTTCATTGGGAACGGACACCTCAAGAAAATAATTGGTACAGTAATTAAAGTTGTGTCTAGCCTGCCAGATGGTGTCTCCTTCTCAGGTGTGGTGATGTCATATGGATAACTGTCATCGTATCTTGGAAAACTGTACTGAGCTAACGCATATCGTGGAAAGGAGCAGATGTTGTTTTGTTGTAGACCAGGATCAACCACACGGACAGTGTAGTTGTCGTAATTGATGGATTGAACATAGTATTTCCCGGAATGTAAAGCTAACACTGCTCGGGTTTGTTCACAAGTTAATTGGTAATCGGGATGGCCACAATGCTGTGGATCAGTATTTAGTCGAAAAGGGAAGCTAATATTGTGGATGGTCCCGCAGGATGAAGGGTTGCAGTACTGGCTGTTGGAAAGCAATGAAGAATAATGGAAAACAAGTATGCATATGAGAATTAGGTAATTTGATCTGAAGAAGGCAAGCTGCATTTTGTTGAGGCGAGgctagaggaagaagaagaaggcttACTACTTGGTTATTTTCCGAGAAAAGATAAGATATAATAGAGTTTTTatccaaaatggtccatcgactattgctcattctcaattttgcatttcgactttcaattgcacctaatgtggtccctcgactttcaaaaactcacccaatttggtcctccgttacatattccgtaaaatcagtgttaaaatggagggcattttcgtccatttacctattgttagcctaataaacattgagaaatagttgaaggaccattttgagaatagtcaagggaccattttaggaaaaactattttatttatttcatttttgtttattttcattttttagactctataaaattataatttttatacattttttttcttacaaatataaatagttaaaatcgtgcaatccatcctaaaattttttaacttttttacaaactattcctatgcagatttacaataagtttcgtaaattttataaatactcattttttaagcaccgattaaaataattcttaatcacatccgtagtactaaatatattactttggatgtttttttataaataagatataatattattaaactcaaataattaaaaataatgtgcccacagcacaaaagattttatgattgacttaaaaattaactataaattttattgttgaatacaaattgacaattattaaacattatttataataattattatgtcccgtgtaatatactaaaattattaggtaggatttttataattaaggtataatttaattaaatcaaaattattaaaaataatgtgtccacattacaaaataaattatacttgccttaataattaataaaaaaaataagaagaagaagacatataaaagat
This portion of the Ipomoea triloba cultivar NCNSP0323 chromosome 5, ASM357664v1 genome encodes:
- the LOC116020936 gene encoding PR5-like receptor kinase: MKSSAFVETTKECWNKSSDSSGGYAYAYAKLGSLNASDLRISCRVELITMTSWRIQEKNVSSSLLEIHNALMYGFELSWFPAICQQHCGSRWCHFDMKNEISCFRYKVGMSGTKIWPFLLGILKNIQFYLVGVRQLAVMISAAKIIIGVPCAVVFLIIKFRRRHLSVFEAIENFLSADNNLLPIRYSYKHIKNMTKAFKEKLGEGGFGSVYKGKLRSGSDVAVKIISKPKSNGQDFINEVASMGRIHHVNIARLVGYCAENSKRALVYDFMSNGSLDKYINQGADASLLNWQRKFEITIRVARGIDYLHRGCDIQILHFDIKPHNILLDENFIPKISDFGLAKLFPTDKSIVTLTAARGTIGYVAPELINRSIGAISHKADVYSFGMLLMEMLGLKKIPVTGQDESSQYFPSWIYNDINKGKAIEMGELDEDEKRITKKMTIVGLWCIQTSPIPRPSMSRVVEMLEGDVELLQMPTDIFLSEPIMEVDQEQSSMPESSESIAFLANSASSNSIGIIVD